The following proteins are encoded in a genomic region of Paenibacillus sp. FSL R7-0273:
- a CDS encoding dockerin type I domain-containing protein — protein sequence MTVHKTMKRSIAATLFLAMLFTFASFPARAEASSADYSIANEFMKYSINSKTGGFSIETVDGHPQKAYDNNLPLLYKEDAARSNGTSFTTVRIDGKDFVFGQEYGWFGIDTKLHEPVVSEQNRLLTIAWDIKGYTITQKVSISIDPNNSRTGNIGISYDVKNNNATAGTVGIRLLLDNALGSEIDSPYVLVDPTQPTIVETEYSGDNLPQQIRYVDSLSASNKMAYALLSGWSGNKDVNVDKVIVGHWVNLANTRYDYTPNPNVDFTNYSNKYLVPDTATAYYWNEKSIEPGQVRISEMLYGIGNFSEQTQKEHVSIGIQTDNILLANDKKAYENDGVFKANVTIDNSVSGAKELLEPIVRLSLDEGLVFAATKTREYTVKISGGLNIGSVFDIPDVEIIAETQAMITSKRLVVSLNATEIIDANTNKLVDYSANTNILIPAVDGKLPEVSMKHVFPSSVYYEGDKNITVSGNMKVLTEALSGSDGWSLYLVSSSGGEAILIDKRKISFIEEGQTLAFSTNQTLDVGKYDIEFRFTNQQLIDAFGTKIKAAATVDVTNNLADKSASYGIVSLVRFTDAANNRQLYDYISFANEDAMKKFVSGGVKKDGILNKGIAFEKDKTEILLTLRGKIRLMDTGTEKYYSASRADGDITINNILTYDSNEALKMTVDSKGAKLEGDGTIKVINSINIWHNKWHFEAKNGTKYTLNREAVSEKDAQALELQLGDAGYMLQNIAGFLINIKYGVMTQDEDDYGISFGGKISLPLKAADQSKGEEHYDYKGSLTANVQDVLYGSKDSEIGFVGINTTLSVALPKDILGPLVGNEAGVKADITINTIDDIYSIDAGVSVTMLEVEGSLALKKVPINAVPKMMLDKLTFFLAPSTMKVPVVAPYVFITGLGGGISNLADTIAGEPAGELPPLTIHLQTRLLINAIIVGDFKLDAKLSGLAIEGTGRLEKDEEGRLLNLQAGMNVQWISPFQLNAFGSISIHAGAIRGGITIKITEDYFYGYVYAGLFIPDSIPLLGGKEVAGVEAAVSSDFVGANFKVIGIKLGFIYYWNGDLSFGGSIDLSSRGNAVHYVNSEALDENGKLVPTTMIYGTNMRRLSTGAIAKTRAGDGVTKEVTPTSKDALLFEVPLRGLVKPSASEIIVTNPNGKKLTMVEDDNKGNGNFLVQSLDGTNYLYVSVTDPSLIVAGNWSISVTTPDVYIDSFAVNSVDYLPELTGISASHSANSSRDINVSWTTDKQGKYSGALNVYVTTDPSVMQTIESSNIQDTSALISIGNLELDGIESGSHVFTLPESFPEGKYHVVAMLVNHQGGMSKKITSSTFTFTNPLLPQNPKSVSAVYSGDGYVKVELAGSDETATHYLVAIEDEDGIEVENSFGQFKAGSSIILKPLESQTNRPLLEAGKTYFVKVQAARIVESALKQAEYYRSAGFASSPSFVMPSMDKPQLLSVETNIDRSKDRYYLNTDRLEAKYTFDRPVKMTLNLNTEDKNTPQEFKTEWSFEESLEDGQQLIDFIAVGENRDTIQGSRSSGAIGFNVDTKAPVLLLDEDVQTSLDGENAENTVSNQVVFVGAGSSYSFHGLTEPTAALTLDGSSDGIVVNPDGTFVVNRKASSEDPDQTLILKAVDAAGNETAVQVYLVNRALSEFDSINLISDLESSDDQPDSIELGIGGTTVLSVKALRTVGDTVLKADDVVWDVLYNQNIIRLSQDGTIEALAPGETAIKVSYRLSAFEGQNGKTVYKELSDVIRISVKDYGYRYEVRQTQGFSLYTIYTEINMGKATVVIGGNKHTLLYDKLKKAYIGASKELVTGEQLTAKLGFEPTVKSPVLLRGDTDGSGAIDKIDVLATLNAILDNVYNGFSSSEDWMRADKNGDGIVDIVDAQLTLMEALER from the coding sequence ATGACGGTCCATAAAACAATGAAACGCAGCATAGCTGCAACTCTCTTTCTAGCTATGCTTTTCACTTTTGCCAGTTTCCCTGCTCGTGCAGAAGCCAGTAGTGCGGATTATTCGATTGCAAATGAATTTATGAAATATTCGATTAATTCAAAAACAGGCGGTTTTTCAATCGAAACCGTTGACGGCCATCCACAAAAAGCTTATGACAACAACCTTCCGCTTCTTTATAAGGAAGATGCGGCAAGGAGCAATGGAACCTCGTTCACAACCGTTCGTATCGACGGAAAAGATTTTGTTTTCGGTCAGGAATATGGCTGGTTTGGAATCGATACAAAGCTTCATGAACCTGTCGTTTCAGAGCAAAACAGGCTTTTAACCATTGCATGGGACATTAAGGGCTACACCATCACACAAAAGGTGTCCATTTCAATTGATCCTAACAACTCGAGGACTGGAAACATTGGTATTTCATATGATGTGAAAAATAACAATGCTACAGCCGGAACGGTTGGTATTCGGCTTCTTCTGGACAACGCGCTTGGTTCAGAAATTGATTCACCTTATGTTTTGGTTGACCCGACGCAGCCGACAATCGTTGAAACCGAATATAGCGGTGACAATCTTCCGCAGCAAATCAGATATGTTGATTCTCTTTCAGCTTCGAACAAGATGGCTTATGCCCTCTTGTCAGGCTGGAGCGGCAACAAAGACGTAAACGTGGATAAAGTGATTGTAGGCCACTGGGTTAATCTTGCAAACACAAGATACGATTATACACCAAACCCTAATGTTGACTTTACTAATTATTCAAACAAATATTTAGTTCCTGACACTGCAACTGCTTATTATTGGAACGAAAAATCAATTGAGCCGGGTCAAGTCAGAATTTCTGAAATGCTCTATGGGATCGGCAACTTTTCTGAACAAACACAAAAGGAGCATGTTTCAATAGGTATCCAAACTGACAACATATTACTGGCTAACGACAAAAAAGCATATGAAAACGATGGTGTGTTTAAAGCGAATGTCACCATTGACAACAGTGTCTCGGGAGCAAAAGAACTCTTAGAGCCTATTGTTAGGCTTAGCCTCGATGAGGGACTTGTTTTTGCAGCAACGAAAACACGGGAATACACGGTGAAAATTTCGGGCGGTCTTAACATTGGATCGGTGTTTGATATTCCGGATGTTGAAATTATTGCAGAGACTCAGGCTATGATCACATCAAAACGTTTGGTCGTTTCATTAAACGCGACAGAAATAATTGATGCTAACACTAATAAATTGGTTGACTATAGTGCAAACACAAACATATTGATTCCTGCAGTTGACGGAAAGCTTCCGGAAGTTTCAATGAAGCATGTTTTCCCGTCGTCCGTTTATTATGAAGGCGACAAAAATATCACCGTTTCTGGCAATATGAAGGTTTTGACTGAGGCTCTTTCGGGAAGTGATGGCTGGAGTCTTTACCTTGTTTCATCATCAGGCGGTGAGGCTATTTTGATTGACAAAAGAAAAATAAGTTTTATTGAAGAAGGTCAGACGCTTGCGTTTTCAACTAATCAGACCTTGGATGTTGGAAAATATGACATTGAATTCAGATTTACAAATCAACAGCTAATCGATGCCTTCGGTACAAAAATTAAAGCGGCAGCTACAGTGGACGTCACCAATAATTTAGCGGATAAAAGTGCAAGTTACGGTATTGTTTCGCTAGTTCGATTTACAGACGCTGCAAATAACAGACAGCTGTATGACTATATTAGTTTCGCAAACGAAGATGCAATGAAAAAATTTGTATCTGGCGGCGTGAAAAAGGATGGAATTCTTAACAAAGGCATAGCATTTGAAAAAGATAAAACAGAGATTCTTTTGACCCTTCGCGGAAAAATCAGGCTTATGGATACGGGTACGGAAAAATATTACTCTGCCAGCAGAGCCGATGGCGACATTACCATTAACAACATCCTGACCTATGACAGCAACGAAGCCCTTAAGATGACAGTTGACAGCAAGGGTGCAAAGCTGGAAGGCGATGGTACCATCAAAGTGATCAACTCCATTAATATTTGGCATAATAAGTGGCATTTTGAAGCCAAAAATGGAACCAAATATACTCTGAACCGGGAGGCAGTTTCCGAGAAAGATGCTCAAGCACTTGAACTTCAGCTTGGAGATGCCGGTTATATGCTGCAGAATATTGCAGGTTTTTTGATCAATATTAAATATGGCGTTATGACCCAGGATGAAGATGATTACGGCATAAGCTTTGGCGGAAAAATTTCATTGCCTTTAAAAGCTGCTGATCAATCGAAGGGTGAGGAGCACTATGATTATAAAGGCTCACTAACGGCTAACGTCCAAGATGTACTCTATGGAAGTAAAGACAGCGAAATTGGTTTTGTTGGCATAAACACAACACTATCTGTAGCCCTGCCAAAAGATATATTAGGCCCGCTAGTAGGAAACGAAGCCGGTGTTAAGGCGGATATAACCATTAACACCATTGATGATATTTACAGCATTGATGCAGGTGTTTCTGTAACCATGCTGGAAGTAGAAGGGTCATTGGCACTAAAAAAGGTCCCTATTAACGCTGTTCCAAAAATGATGCTAGACAAACTTACCTTCTTTTTAGCGCCATCCACAATGAAGGTTCCTGTGGTTGCACCTTATGTGTTTATCACAGGGCTTGGCGGAGGGATTTCAAACCTTGCAGATACCATTGCCGGAGAACCGGCAGGTGAACTTCCACCGCTTACAATTCATCTTCAAACGAGGCTTTTAATTAATGCGATTATTGTAGGTGACTTTAAGCTGGATGCCAAACTATCCGGTCTTGCAATTGAAGGTACCGGCCGGCTGGAAAAAGACGAAGAGGGAAGACTTCTTAATCTTCAAGCGGGAATGAATGTGCAATGGATATCGCCGTTTCAGCTAAATGCCTTTGGCAGCATCAGCATTCATGCCGGAGCCATTCGTGGCGGTATAACGATAAAAATTACGGAAGATTATTTTTATGGTTATGTTTACGCAGGACTGTTCATTCCAGACTCGATCCCATTGCTCGGGGGCAAGGAGGTTGCAGGAGTAGAGGCAGCTGTTTCCTCTGACTTTGTTGGTGCAAACTTTAAAGTCATTGGAATTAAGCTTGGCTTTATTTATTACTGGAACGGTGACCTGAGCTTTGGCGGATCAATCGACCTCTCTTCAAGAGGAAACGCGGTTCACTATGTCAACTCGGAAGCGCTGGACGAAAACGGCAAGCTTGTGCCGACCACAATGATATATGGAACGAATATGAGAAGACTGAGTACCGGGGCAATAGCTAAAACAAGGGCCGGGGATGGGGTTACAAAAGAGGTTACCCCAACATCAAAGGATGCGCTTCTCTTTGAAGTTCCGCTTCGCGGTTTAGTCAAACCGTCTGCATCAGAAATCATTGTCACCAATCCAAACGGCAAAAAATTGACAATGGTTGAAGACGATAACAAGGGCAACGGAAACTTTCTTGTTCAATCTTTAGATGGCACTAATTATTTGTACGTTTCAGTCACTGACCCTTCTCTTATTGTTGCCGGTAACTGGTCCATTTCAGTTACAACACCTGATGTTTATATAGACAGCTTTGCAGTAAACAGTGTGGACTATTTGCCGGAGCTTACAGGAATCAGTGCTTCTCATAGCGCAAATTCAAGCCGTGATATTAACGTTTCCTGGACAACTGATAAGCAAGGCAAATATTCGGGTGCACTTAATGTCTATGTCACTACAGACCCATCAGTCATGCAAACAATCGAATCCTCTAACATTCAAGACACTTCAGCATTAATTAGTATCGGCAACCTGGAGTTAGACGGAATTGAATCAGGTTCTCATGTGTTCACACTTCCGGAGTCCTTTCCTGAAGGGAAATATCATGTTGTTGCAATGCTTGTTAACCATCAAGGCGGAATGAGTAAGAAAATCACGTCTTCAACATTCACTTTCACCAATCCATTGCTCCCTCAAAACCCGAAATCTGTTTCTGCGGTCTACAGTGGTGACGGCTATGTGAAGGTTGAACTAGCGGGAAGCGACGAAACGGCAACACACTATCTCGTGGCGATCGAAGACGAAGATGGTATTGAGGTCGAGAATTCCTTTGGTCAATTTAAAGCTGGCAGTAGCATCATTCTAAAACCACTAGAAAGCCAGACCAACCGGCCTCTATTGGAGGCAGGCAAGACTTACTTTGTTAAAGTACAGGCAGCTAGAATTGTGGAGTCTGCTCTTAAACAGGCCGAATATTACCGATCAGCCGGATTTGCATCATCGCCAAGCTTTGTTATGCCTTCAATGGATAAACCTCAGCTGTTAAGCGTTGAAACCAATATTGACAGATCAAAAGACCGCTATTATTTAAACACTGACCGATTAGAGGCAAAGTACACCTTCGACAGACCTGTTAAAATGACCTTAAACCTAAATACTGAAGATAAAAACACGCCTCAAGAGTTTAAGACGGAGTGGTCATTTGAAGAAAGTCTTGAAGACGGCCAGCAGTTAATTGACTTTATAGCAGTTGGTGAAAACCGTGACACCATCCAAGGCAGCAGGTCATCGGGTGCCATTGGATTTAATGTTGACACAAAAGCACCTGTGTTACTCCTTGACGAAGATGTTCAAACAAGTCTTGACGGGGAAAACGCTGAAAACACCGTCAGTAATCAAGTTGTTTTTGTTGGCGCGGGCTCAAGCTATAGCTTCCATGGTCTAACAGAACCAACCGCAGCATTAACATTAGACGGTAGTTCAGACGGAATTGTTGTAAATCCGGACGGAACATTCGTTGTCAATCGTAAGGCCTCAAGTGAGGACCCGGACCAAACCCTGATTCTTAAAGCGGTTGATGCTGCCGGAAACGAAACAGCTGTTCAAGTATATCTTGTGAATCGTGCTTTGTCAGAGTTTGACAGCATTAACCTAATCTCTGACCTTGAAAGCTCGGATGATCAGCCTGATTCGATTGAGCTTGGTATAGGCGGGACAACTGTGCTTTCTGTTAAAGCGCTTCGTACAGTTGGCGACACCGTTCTAAAGGCAGACGACGTTGTGTGGGACGTTCTTTATAATCAGAACATCATTAGACTTTCACAAGACGGGACTATTGAAGCATTAGCTCCAGGCGAAACTGCAATCAAGGTTAGTTATAGACTTTCTGCTTTTGAAGGACAGAATGGGAAAACGGTCTATAAAGAACTGTCAGACGTTATCAGAATTAGTGTAAAAGATTATGGTTATCGTTATGAAGTTCGTCAGACACAAGGGTTCTCGTTGTACACCATATACACTGAAATAAACATGGGCAAGGCAACGGTTGTAATTGGAGGCAACAAACATACTCTTTTGTATGACAAGCTTAAAAAAGCATATATTGGGGCTTCAAAGGAACTTGTCACAGGCGAGCAATTAACAGCCAAGCTTGGCTTTGAACCCACAGTGAAATCTCCTGTTCTCCTTCGTGGAGACACCGATGGTAGTGGTGCTATTGATAAAATCGACGTTTTGGCAACGTTGAATGCTATTTTAGACAATGTCTACAACGGTTTTAGTTCATCAGAAGATTGGATGAGAGCTGATAAAAACGGTGACGGCATAGTTGACATTGTAGATGCGCAGCTCACACTAATGGAGGCACTTGAGAGATGA
- a CDS encoding S-layer homology domain-containing protein yields MIKYLKSILCIMLLGAVLPSYAYSANDAADLSYRVVTTVTDSSGALKSSFEVGEEIFVKLSLSYTGAGRAPVYGFQGKLQFDSYVLQNTSVKMEKDISMKYSEGAVNYVYLDMTGNGKEDSILRNIGTAVFQAKNSGTFSFSSGSFILTNKDATHRYIEPFEDVQITVGSGIKDTSKSLLYENIVAAKALLASVTIADNPKTIYDPDYWYPTKSAQKLREVIAEAEAVFDNKDALASEISEAIEKLSVGVSDFESSKIVGPKRWAAPVGNTTDGNTAVDLYYSVSASVKGGNGKIAGGFEVQTIRATTSATIRMIPDEGFETEYIIVNGERFIGHDIYTIPEVSRDTVVVVTFAKKPPFTDIAHDDWYYFSVRHVYNKGLFTGTSDTEFSPSGKMSRSMLATVIYRMENKPNVTFANVFSDVQSGYWYSDPIIWAHQSKIVNGYDKDRFAPNDAITREQIAVMLYRYAKSKGVDLQTGHSSLSFKDADEISDFAKESITWAVSKDIMKGNDDLTLNPSGLATRAEVATMLQRFNELE; encoded by the coding sequence ATGATAAAATACTTGAAAAGCATTTTGTGTATCATGCTTCTAGGAGCTGTTTTACCATCATATGCCTACAGCGCAAACGATGCTGCAGACCTTAGTTATCGTGTAGTCACTACAGTAACTGACAGCTCCGGTGCCTTAAAATCATCATTTGAGGTTGGAGAAGAAATTTTTGTTAAACTGAGTCTTTCCTATACTGGTGCCGGAAGGGCACCGGTATATGGCTTTCAAGGAAAGCTGCAGTTTGATTCTTATGTTCTGCAAAATACCAGTGTTAAAATGGAAAAGGACATTTCAATGAAATATTCCGAGGGTGCCGTCAACTATGTCTATCTTGATATGACCGGTAACGGAAAAGAGGATTCAATACTCCGGAATATTGGTACTGCTGTATTTCAAGCTAAAAACAGCGGAACGTTCAGCTTTTCTTCAGGCAGCTTCATTCTGACAAATAAAGATGCGACACACCGGTACATTGAACCGTTTGAGGATGTGCAGATCACTGTTGGCTCTGGAATAAAGGACACCTCAAAATCTTTATTATATGAAAACATTGTAGCTGCAAAAGCCTTACTTGCTTCAGTTACTATTGCAGATAATCCCAAAACTATATATGATCCGGATTATTGGTATCCAACAAAATCCGCTCAAAAATTGAGAGAGGTTATTGCCGAGGCTGAGGCTGTTTTTGATAACAAGGATGCTCTGGCGTCGGAAATCTCAGAAGCAATCGAAAAGCTTAGCGTTGGCGTTTCCGATTTCGAGAGCTCAAAAATTGTCGGTCCGAAACGTTGGGCTGCGCCGGTTGGCAACACCACAGACGGTAACACCGCAGTTGATCTTTACTATTCCGTTAGTGCTTCTGTAAAAGGCGGAAACGGAAAAATTGCCGGCGGCTTTGAAGTTCAGACCATTCGGGCAACAACCTCTGCAACCATCAGAATGATTCCAGATGAGGGGTTTGAAACTGAATATATCATTGTCAACGGTGAAAGATTTATAGGCCATGACATTTACACCATTCCCGAGGTTAGCCGAGATACCGTTGTGGTGGTTACATTTGCTAAAAAACCGCCTTTTACAGATATAGCACATGATGATTGGTACTATTTTTCAGTAAGGCATGTTTACAACAAGGGACTATTTACGGGAACTTCTGACACGGAATTCTCACCGTCAGGGAAAATGAGCCGTTCCATGCTGGCCACTGTAATCTATCGTATGGAAAATAAGCCGAATGTTACATTTGCAAATGTATTCTCTGATGTTCAAAGTGGCTATTGGTATTCAGATCCGATTATTTGGGCACATCAAAGTAAAATTGTTAACGGGTATGATAAGGATAGATTTGCTCCCAATGATGCAATCACCCGTGAGCAAATTGCTGTTATGCTCTATAGATACGCTAAGAGTAAAGGTGTTGACCTTCAAACCGGTCATTCAAGCCTGAGCTTCAAGGATGCTGATGAAATTTCAGACTTTGCCAAAGAGTCCATCACTTGGGCTGTATCCAAGGACATTATGAAGGGTAACGATGATTTGACTCTAAATCCTTCTGGTCTTGCAACCAGAGCAGAGGTGGCCACGATGCTCCAAAGATTTAATGAGTTGGAATAG
- the msrA gene encoding peptide-methionine (S)-S-oxide reductase MsrA, whose protein sequence is MDKLQAAGQRYELATFAGGCFWCMVKPFDELPGIVSVVSGYTGGHTEAPTYTEVGTETTGHFEVVQTTFEPELFPYRRLLEIYWQLIDPTDRSGQFMDRGHSYRTAIFVHSEEQRAEAEASKAALQAEKRFKGPVVTDILPAAPFYPAEAEHQDYYKTHPLDYKLYLKGSGRDDFLERHWQRREDRERLHYRLTALQIEVIRNKGTEPAYDNAYWDEYRDGIYIDVLNGDPLFSSIDKFDSGTGWPSFTAPLEPGLIRREADLSSGAPRTVLRSRLSGAYLGQLLYDGPEPAKLHYRANSAALRFVPLEEFAANGLERYQALFAAGDQASY, encoded by the coding sequence ATGGATAAATTACAGGCGGCGGGTCAGCGGTATGAGCTGGCAACCTTTGCCGGCGGCTGCTTCTGGTGTATGGTCAAGCCGTTTGATGAGCTGCCGGGGATTGTTTCGGTGGTTTCGGGCTACACAGGCGGGCATACGGAGGCTCCGACCTATACCGAGGTGGGGACGGAGACGACCGGACATTTCGAGGTGGTGCAGACTACCTTTGAGCCTGAGCTGTTTCCGTACCGGCGTCTGCTGGAGATTTACTGGCAGCTGATCGATCCAACAGACCGCAGCGGCCAGTTCATGGACCGCGGCCATTCCTACAGGACGGCTATCTTCGTTCACAGTGAAGAGCAGCGGGCGGAAGCCGAGGCCTCCAAGGCTGCACTTCAGGCAGAAAAAAGGTTCAAGGGACCGGTTGTAACGGACATTCTGCCGGCGGCACCGTTCTATCCGGCTGAAGCCGAACACCAGGATTACTATAAGACGCATCCGCTGGATTACAAGCTGTATCTTAAAGGCTCAGGCCGGGACGATTTCCTGGAGCGCCATTGGCAGCGGCGTGAGGACAGGGAACGGCTGCACTACCGGCTGACTGCCCTGCAAATAGAAGTTATCCGGAACAAGGGTACAGAGCCTGCGTATGACAACGCCTATTGGGATGAATACCGTGACGGTATTTACATTGATGTGCTGAACGGTGACCCGTTGTTCAGTTCAATAGATAAATTTGATTCCGGCACCGGCTGGCCCTCCTTTACCGCACCGCTTGAGCCGGGGCTGATCCGCCGTGAGGCGGACCTCAGCAGCGGGGCACCACGGACTGTACTGCGGAGCCGGTTAAGCGGAGCTTATCTCGGCCAGCTGCTGTATGACGGCCCGGAGCCTGCGAAGCTGCATTACCGGGCCAATTCGGCTGCGCTGCGTTTTGTCCCTCTTGAAGAGTTTGCAGCTAACGGGCTTGAGCGTTATCAGGCGCTGTTTGCCGCTGGAGATCAGGCTTCTTATTGA
- a CDS encoding cobalamin B12-binding domain-containing protein — protein MYTNQQNAGERLKMIAEQLAEEVTLRQYERQPDLRQRFGPSGIARTRQDSLYHLRYLAQSVSLESPLLFIHYIIWLKVLLMQYKITAEDLRINLELMKDAITAEVKPPDREVILSYLEMGMYHMRGEESVPSFLQPDRPYYREAEQYLGLLLDGQRRQAAEFIMRLYDDGIPVQDIYLHLFQQSQYEIGRLWQLGRITVAQEHFCTACTQSIISQLYPRWIQAQSGRKRLVATGVGEELHEIGLRMLTDFFEMEGWNTFYLGSNMPAESLIRYLKEQPADLLAVSVTMTFHVSEVVRLIGMIRSHGELDGLKIMVGGMPFNIDRDLWKKVGADGYAPDAGTALEVAEQLIPGTRRREN, from the coding sequence ATGTATACTAATCAGCAAAACGCTGGAGAACGCCTTAAAATGATAGCCGAGCAGCTTGCAGAAGAAGTTACCTTGCGTCAATACGAACGTCAGCCTGATCTGAGACAGCGCTTTGGTCCTTCCGGGATTGCTCGAACCAGGCAGGATTCCCTATATCATCTGCGTTATCTTGCACAAAGCGTGTCGCTGGAAAGTCCGCTTTTGTTCATTCATTATATTATCTGGCTTAAAGTACTGCTCATGCAGTACAAGATTACAGCTGAGGATCTGCGGATCAATCTGGAGCTAATGAAGGATGCTATCACTGCCGAGGTGAAGCCGCCCGATAGGGAAGTGATTCTTAGCTATCTTGAAATGGGCATGTACCACATGCGCGGTGAGGAGAGTGTGCCCTCCTTTCTGCAGCCGGACAGGCCATACTACCGGGAGGCAGAGCAGTACCTCGGGCTGCTGCTGGACGGGCAGCGGCGTCAGGCCGCTGAATTTATAATGAGGCTATATGATGACGGCATTCCTGTCCAGGACATTTACCTGCATCTCTTTCAGCAGAGCCAGTATGAAATCGGACGGCTATGGCAGCTGGGACGAATAACTGTTGCCCAGGAGCATTTCTGCACGGCCTGTACCCAGAGTATTATCTCTCAGCTGTATCCCCGCTGGATTCAGGCGCAGAGCGGCCGTAAACGGCTGGTTGCAACCGGTGTGGGAGAAGAGCTGCATGAAATCGGCCTGCGGATGCTGACGGATTTTTTTGAAATGGAGGGCTGGAATACCTTCTATTTAGGCTCGAACATGCCTGCCGAAAGCCTGATACGCTACCTGAAGGAGCAGCCTGCCGATCTGCTGGCAGTTTCAGTGACAATGACCTTTCATGTGTCCGAGGTAGTCCGCCTGATCGGGATGATCCGCAGCCATGGAGAACTGGACGGCCTGAAGATTATGGTCGGCGGGATGCCGTTTAATATTGACAGGGATTTATGGAAAAAAGTCGGCGCAGACGGATACGCCCCCGATGCCGGGACTGCGCTTGAGGTTGCAGAACAGCTTATTCCTGGTACCCGGCGCCGGGAGAACTGA
- a CDS encoding ATP-binding protein: MTGSEQEIRVLRETIENLSEQLIAGKHREEQALSEFSAMNNELITMHRLLAKNVAELKALKEEAEAASRAKSLFLATVSHEIRTPMNGILGITELLEAEGGNGEQQSHLQVIRESAQYLLQMIRNLLDFSKMEAGKMEIGRMSFSIQELIEHALRLLSPAAAKRENSLTYQIMSGVADRLEGDSPKILQVLINLLGNAVKFTQKGKVEVRVSLTAEDEARQRLCFEVRDEGIGISPEDQASLFRPYSQVGRDAELSAEGTGLGLSICKSMIELMGGTISADSTPGQGSIFRFELTLDKLALLAEPLKPAEAGLQESRFSKLPVLVAEDNGLNSTVLLRQLQRLGVQAVHLAGNGQEAVEAWQRQEYGLILMDSRLPVMNGPEAVRAIRQLEASGARTRVPIIGVTGDEDGDSRSQFMGAGLDDWTVKPLSLQTLGKLLAKWYGRKPYIPVLQEETLAGIREMDGEDEPELLHMLAAIFNKDTPLRLAALEEAAARQDLAEMAAAAHNLKSGSLSIGAQYFAHLCALVERHARAGEYDQAAVQLPKLGPAYSEACRELDKLL, from the coding sequence ATGACCGGCAGTGAACAGGAAATCCGCGTTCTGAGAGAGACGATTGAGAATCTTTCAGAGCAGTTAATTGCAGGCAAGCACCGGGAAGAGCAGGCATTATCTGAGTTTTCTGCCATGAATAATGAACTCATAACCATGCACCGGCTGCTGGCCAAGAATGTCGCCGAGCTTAAAGCGCTGAAGGAAGAGGCGGAAGCAGCCAGCAGGGCGAAAAGCCTCTTTCTGGCTACCGTCAGCCATGAAATCCGCACACCCATGAACGGGATTCTGGGGATAACCGAGCTCCTGGAAGCGGAAGGCGGTAACGGGGAACAGCAGAGTCACCTGCAGGTGATCCGCGAATCGGCACAGTATCTGCTGCAGATGATCCGGAATCTGCTTGATTTCTCGAAAATGGAAGCCGGAAAAATGGAGATCGGCCGGATGTCCTTCAGCATACAGGAGCTGATTGAGCATGCGTTAAGACTGCTCTCGCCTGCAGCGGCAAAGCGGGAAAATAGTCTGACCTACCAGATCATGAGCGGGGTTGCTGATAGGCTGGAGGGAGATTCCCCGAAAATTCTGCAGGTGCTCATTAATCTGCTGGGCAATGCGGTGAAGTTTACGCAAAAGGGAAAGGTAGAGGTTAGGGTGAGTCTCACTGCTGAGGACGAGGCCCGCCAGCGCTTATGCTTTGAAGTCCGGGACGAGGGAATTGGCATATCGCCTGAGGATCAGGCCTCCCTGTTCCGGCCTTATTCGCAGGTAGGCCGTGATGCGGAGCTGTCTGCCGAGGGGACTGGCCTTGGCCTGTCCATCTGCAAGTCCATGATCGAGCTGATGGGCGGTACTATTTCAGCAGACAGCACACCCGGACAAGGCTCGATATTCCGCTTTGAGCTTACGCTGGATAAGCTGGCCCTCCTTGCTGAACCGTTAAAGCCTGCTGAAGCAGGCTTGCAGGAGAGCAGGTTTAGTAAGCTGCCGGTGCTGGTTGCCGAGGATAACGGGCTGAACAGTACGGTACTGCTGCGGCAGCTGCAGAGGCTCGGCGTACAGGCCGTTCATTTGGCAGGCAACGGGCAGGAGGCTGTTGAGGCCTGGCAGCGGCAGGAGTACGGACTCATCCTGATGGACAGCCGGCTTCCGGTTATGAACGGCCCGGAGGCCGTCCGTGCGATCAGGCAGCTTGAAGCCTCAGGCGCAAGGACAAGGGTACCCATTATCGGTGTAACCGGAGATGAGGACGGGGACAGCCGCTCGCAGTTTATGGGGGCCGGACTGGATGACTGGACGGTTAAGCCGCTGAGCCTGCAGACGCTAGGTAAGCTGTTAGCCAAATGGTACGGCAGAAAGCCGTATATTCCTGTCCTGCAGGAGGAGACCCTGGCGGGTATCCGGGAAATGGACGGGGAAGACGAGCCTGAGCTGCTGCATATGCTGGCCGCAATCTTCAACAAGGATACGCCTCTGCGTCTAGCTGCCCTGGAGGAAGCTGCAGCCCGGCAGGACCTGGCGGAAATGGCAGCGGCAGCCCACAACCTGAAATCCGGCAGCCTGAGCATCGGGGCGCAGTATTTCGCCCATCTGTGCGCTCTGGTGGAGCGTCATGCCAGGGCCGGCGAATACGATCAGGCAGCCGTGCAGCTTCCTAAGCTGGGGCCTGCATACAGTGAGGCCTGCCGGGAGCTGGATAAGCTGCTGTAA